The following are from one region of the Salmo trutta chromosome 20, fSalTru1.1, whole genome shotgun sequence genome:
- the LOC115155753 gene encoding gap junction alpha-3 protein isoform X2 → MGDWSFLGRLLENAQEHSTVIGKVWLTVLFIFRILVLGAAAEDVWGDEQSDFTCNTQQPGCENVCYDEAFPISHIRFWVLQIIFVSTPTLIYLGHVLHIVRMEEKRKEKEEELRKANRLQEENELLYNGKGDAGGGRGRGGGGGGGKKEKPPIRDEHGKIRIRGALLRTYVFNIIFKTLFEVGFILEIYHLGWKKVKQGMVTPDHALLPHSDGVGPESMTSASRTALPNLSYPPMYTDVTAGSGAFLSPMAEASPAEFKMDPLQEEPSSSYYMSSNNNHRLTTQQNWANLATEQQTWEMKATSSSSPSDSEQQPHEAAPPTTTTKPSSSGDHLSGGNGNQEGGHVTTTVEMHEPPVMVTDPRRFSRASKSSSIRSRPNDLAV, encoded by the exons ATGGGTGACTGGAGCTTTCTGGGGCGTCTGTTGGAGAATGCACAGGAACACTCAACAGTAATCGGCAAGGTCTGGCTGACTGTCCTCTTCATCTTCAGGATCCTGGTGCTGGGAGCGGCAGCCGAGGACGTGTGGGGCGACGAGCAGTCGGACTTCACCTGCAacacacagcagcctgggtgtgaGAACGTCTGCTATGATGAGGCTTTCCCCATCTCGCACATCCGCTTCTGGGTGCTGCAGATCATCTTTGTGTCCACGCCCACCCTCATCTACCTGGGTCACGTACTGCACATCGTCCGCATGGAGGAGAAGcggaaagagaaggaggaggagctgCGAAAGGCCAACAGACTCCAGGAGGAGAATGAACTCCTTTACAACGGCAAAGGGGATGCaggtggaggaagaggacgaggaggaggaggaggaggtggtaaaAAGGAGAAGCCACCTATCAGGGATGAGCATGGCAAGATCCGCATTAGGGGTGCCCTGCTGCGCACCTATGTGTTCAACATCATATTCAAGACCCTGTTTGAAGTGGGGTTCATTTTAG AGATCTATCACCTTGGGTGGAAGAAAGTTAAACAGGGAATGGTCACCCCTGATCATGCATTGCTGCCCCACTCTGATGGTGTGGGGCCTGAGTCCATGACTTCAGCCTCCAGAACTGCCCTTCCCAACCTCAGCTACCCACCGATGTACACGGACGTGACGGCTGGGAGTGGTGCGTTCCTGTCGCCCATGGCAGAAGCCTCCCCGGCAGAGTTCAAGATGGACCCCCTGCAGGAGGAGCCCTCATCCTCCTACTACATGAGCAGCAACAACAACCACAGGCTGACCACGCAGCAGAACTGGGCCAACCTGGCCACCGAGCAGCAGACTTGGGAGATGAaggccacctcctcctcctcaccctctgaTAGTGAGCAGCAGCCTCATGAAGCtgctccccccaccaccaccaccaaaccTAGCTCCAGTGGGGACCATTTGAGTGGGGGGAATGGCAATCAGGAGGGAGGCCACGTCACCACCACAGTGGAAATGCACGAGCCCCCCGTTATGGTCACAGACCCTCGACGGTTCAGCAGGGCCAGCAAGAGCAGCAGCATCAGATCCAGGCCCAACGACCTGGCAGTATAG
- the LOC115155753 gene encoding gap junction alpha-3 protein isoform X1, producing the protein MGDWSFLGRLLENAQEHSTVIGKVWLTVLFIFRILVLGAAAEDVWGDEQSDFTCNTQQPGCENVCYDEAFPISHIRFWVLQIIFVSTPTLIYLGHVLHIVRMEEKRKEKEEELRKANRLQEENELLYNGKGDAGGGRGRGGGGGGGKKEKPPIRDEHGKIRIRGALLRTYVFNIIFKTLFEVGFILGQYFLYGFQLRPLYKCARWPCPNTVDCFISRPTEKTIFIIFMLVVACLSLLLNLLEIYHLGWKKVKQGMVTPDHALLPHSDGVGPESMTSASRTALPNLSYPPMYTDVTAGSGAFLSPMAEASPAEFKMDPLQEEPSSSYYMSSNNNHRLTTQQNWANLATEQQTWEMKATSSSSPSDSEQQPHEAAPPTTTTKPSSSGDHLSGGNGNQEGGHVTTTVEMHEPPVMVTDPRRFSRASKSSSIRSRPNDLAV; encoded by the coding sequence ATGGGTGACTGGAGCTTTCTGGGGCGTCTGTTGGAGAATGCACAGGAACACTCAACAGTAATCGGCAAGGTCTGGCTGACTGTCCTCTTCATCTTCAGGATCCTGGTGCTGGGAGCGGCAGCCGAGGACGTGTGGGGCGACGAGCAGTCGGACTTCACCTGCAacacacagcagcctgggtgtgaGAACGTCTGCTATGATGAGGCTTTCCCCATCTCGCACATCCGCTTCTGGGTGCTGCAGATCATCTTTGTGTCCACGCCCACCCTCATCTACCTGGGTCACGTACTGCACATCGTCCGCATGGAGGAGAAGcggaaagagaaggaggaggagctgCGAAAGGCCAACAGACTCCAGGAGGAGAATGAACTCCTTTACAACGGCAAAGGGGATGCaggtggaggaagaggacgaggaggaggaggaggaggtggtaaaAAGGAGAAGCCACCTATCAGGGATGAGCATGGCAAGATCCGCATTAGGGGTGCCCTGCTGCGCACCTATGTGTTCAACATCATATTCAAGACCCTGTTTGAAGTGGGGTTCATTTTAGGTCAGTATTTTCTCTATGGCTTCCAGCTGAGGCCGCTATACAAGTGTGCACGGTGGCCCTGCCCCAACACTGTGGACTGCTTCATATCTAGGCCCACTGAAAAGACCATTTTCATCATATTTATGCTTGTGGTGGCTTGCTTGTCTCTTTTGCTGAATTTGTTAGAGATCTATCACCTTGGGTGGAAGAAAGTTAAACAGGGAATGGTCACCCCTGATCATGCATTGCTGCCCCACTCTGATGGTGTGGGGCCTGAGTCCATGACTTCAGCCTCCAGAACTGCCCTTCCCAACCTCAGCTACCCACCGATGTACACGGACGTGACGGCTGGGAGTGGTGCGTTCCTGTCGCCCATGGCAGAAGCCTCCCCGGCAGAGTTCAAGATGGACCCCCTGCAGGAGGAGCCCTCATCCTCCTACTACATGAGCAGCAACAACAACCACAGGCTGACCACGCAGCAGAACTGGGCCAACCTGGCCACCGAGCAGCAGACTTGGGAGATGAaggccacctcctcctcctcaccctctgaTAGTGAGCAGCAGCCTCATGAAGCtgctccccccaccaccaccaccaaaccTAGCTCCAGTGGGGACCATTTGAGTGGGGGGAATGGCAATCAGGAGGGAGGCCACGTCACCACCACAGTGGAAATGCACGAGCCCCCCGTTATGGTCACAGACCCTCGACGGTTCAGCAGGGCCAGCAAGAGCAGCAGCATCAGATCCAGGCCCAACGACCTGGCAGTATAG
- the LOC115155754 gene encoding gap junction beta-2 protein yields the protein MSWVALYTQLGGVNKHSTSLGKIWLSVLFIFRITILVLAAESVWGDEQADFTCNTQQPGCKNVCYDHFFPVSHIRLWCLQLIFVSTPALLVAMHVAYRKSGDKRHIIAASRSGGDDKTRQVDLETLKRRRLSITGPLWWTYTCSLFFRLIFEAGFMYALYFVYDGFQMPRLVKCEQWPCPNKVDCFISRPTEKTIFTIFMVVSSAICMVLNVAELAYLIAKALMRCSTRISKKNRAYAHPDHVAPDKSLLQNKKNQMLLSSVSDSSSNKTV from the coding sequence ATGAGTTGGGTTGCTCTGTACACCCAGCTGGGCGGGGTGAACAAACACTCCACCAGCCTGGGGAAGATCTGGCTGTCTGTCCTCTTCATCTTCCGTATCACCATCCTGGTACTGGCTGCAGAGAGCGTGTGGGGAGACGAGCAGGCTGACTTCACCTGCAACACCCAGCAGCCCGGCTGCAAGAATGTCTGCTACGACCACTTCTTCCCAGTGTCACACATCCGCCTCTGGTGCCTGCAGCTGATCTTCGTGTCCACACCGGCCCTGCTGGTGGCCATGCATGTGGCTTACAGGAAGAGTGGGGACAAGCGGCACATCATCGCAGCCTCACGAAGCGGTGGTGATGACAAGACCAGGCAGGTGGACCTGGAGACTCTAAAGAGGAGGCGTCTGTCCATCACTGGGCCTCTGTGGTGGACGTACACCTGCAGCCTGTTCTTCCGCCTCATCTTTGAGGCTGGCTTCATGTACGCACTCTACTTTGTCTACGACGGCTTCCAGATGCCTCGTCTGGTGAAGTGTGAACAATGGCCCTGCCCCAACAAGGTGGACTGCTTCATTTCACGACCTACGGAAAAGACCATATTCACCATCTTCATGGTGGTCTCCTCTGCCATCTGCATGGTGCTCAATGTGGCCGAGCTGGCCTACCTCATCGCCAAGGCCCTGATGAGGTGCTCCACCAGGATTTCCAAGAAGAACCGTGCCTATGCTCACCCTGATCATGTGGCCCCGGACAAGTCTCTACTACAGAATAAAAAGAATCAGATGCTGCTGTCGTCTGTTAGCGATTCCTCCAGCAACAAGACTGTGTGA